The window GCTTATTGTTTTCGTATTTCCTTTATTGTCTTTTATTGATATTCGTTTTGTTATTTTGCGTTTGCTTTGTAGTTCTCTTAGTGGGAAAAGGGCAGTTAGTGCTCCGTCTAAGTCCTCAAAGATTACAAGTTTATTTTTTAGTTCTTGTTTATCGAAGTAATAAAAGGCGTTTTCGGATAAGCTTGTTATTTCGATTTTATCTTCTTCCGGTATTAGTTCCGATACTTTTTCCTGTAAATATGTTTTGCCTGTTCCGCTTGCTCCAAGTGATATTATGTGCAGGGGGATTTCTCGTTTTCTTGTTGTAAGTATTATTAACATTCTTTGGCGGTTCTTTTCTTCGCCCACTATTCCGCTCTTTCCAAGCATTTCATTTGTGTGTTGTAATAAGTTTTCTGATTTCAAAAAGCCGGTTGCTTCTTCTCTTTCCTGTTCACTCATAGCGTAGGGCTTTTGTTTATTGGTGGTTTGTTGTTCTTCTATTCTTTTTAAGCGGTATTCTTCAAGTTGGTTTGTGATGTCGGCTATTGCTTTCGCTATTTGACTGCTGCCTATTTCCAAGCGTTCCGCTGTTTTGCGGATTAGCTTTTCTACTTGTATGTCATTGTAAAGGTCTAAGCTGTGCCGTATGGCAAGGTCTGCAATGTCAGGATTGTTAAGGTAATGCTTGAACTTGCGGTTTGTTACTTCGATTTTCAGCGTTACTCTCATTCTGTCTAATCCTTCCAGACGGATTCCGCCAAGTATGGTAAAGCTTAGTTCTTCCGTTGTGTAGGTTATGGCTTCGGGATTTTGAGTGTTTAGTTTGGTTTTTGTTTCCATTGTTGATAATTTATTTTTGTCTTATTGACTATTGCAAAATAAAATATAAATTATCATATTGACAAATATAAATTAACAAAAAATTTATTTTGTTGCATAAAATTGACTTATTGACTATATTTGCAATGGATTTCATTAAATATATTTTTATAATGCACGTAGGCAAAAACATAAAAAAAATAAGAGAGAGCAGAAAACTTTTACAAAAAGAGGTTGCTATTGCTGCTGGCTTGCATCCTGCCAACTATAATAAAACGGAAAAAGGAGAACGTGAGCCGTCTATTGATGCTCTCGATAAAATAGCGAAGCTTTTTAATATGACTGTTGACGAAATTATTCACTTTGAAGGCAAAGTCCCAAAAGATGTTACTCTCGAAGATAAAACAACTACGGAACAAATAAAGCTTGTTCAACAGCTTGATGAAGATGATAAAAAAGCTTTGTTTCGCATTATTAATACTATGGTTACTAAAAGTAAATTTAAGGACTTTTTTCAACAACAATTACAACATTAATTTTTATGAACGTACAGTATATTTCAGACAACAGAGGGCATACAAAGGCGGTTATTATTCCTATTACCTACTGGAATGATATTGCTAAAAAATTACATATTCCTGATGTGGAAGATGAACCCTCAAAAGAACAAATTCTTAAAGGTTTAAGAGAAGCCATCGAAGAAATGAAGATTATCAGAGCCGGCAAGAAAAAACAAAAAACACTTAAAGAGTTTTTGGATGAGCTATAAAGTAATTCCGCTTGAGAACTTCAAACGTGAAGCAAAGCGACTTATTAAAAAGTATCCGTCTTTAAAAAACGAGATTTATCAGCTTGATGAGCAGCTTTCTGTTAACCCTTTAATCGGACAACCTTTAGGTAGTAATTGTTTTAAAATACGTTTGGCTATTAAAAGCAAAGGTAAAGGCAAAAGCGGTGGGGCAAGGGTTATAAGCTGCGTTTTGGTTAAAGAACTTGATGTTTATCTTTTATCTATTTATGATAAATCTGAAAAGGAGTCTATTTCCGATATGGATATGAAAAAACTTGTTAAAGATATTCCGGCAAAATTATAATTCATTATTGCTTCTATGTTTATTTAAAAAGCCAACCGTTTGCAGATTAGCTTTTGTTTGATTTCAAGTATTCGTGCCTTTCCATAGAATGATTACAGAAACTACGTCACGCCAGCATGACAGGTTTATGTTCACCAAACATTTTTTACATACTCTAGTACAT is drawn from Bacteroidales bacterium and contains these coding sequences:
- a CDS encoding helix-turn-helix transcriptional regulator; amino-acid sequence: MHKIDLLTIFAMDFIKYIFIMHVGKNIKKIRESRKLLQKEVAIAAGLHPANYNKTEKGEREPSIDALDKIAKLFNMTVDEIIHFEGKVPKDVTLEDKTTTEQIKLVQQLDEDDKKALFRIINTMVTKSKFKDFFQQQLQH
- a CDS encoding addiction module toxin RelE; this translates as MSYKVIPLENFKREAKRLIKKYPSLKNEIYQLDEQLSVNPLIGQPLGSNCFKIRLAIKSKGKGKSGGARVISCVLVKELDVYLLSIYDKSEKESISDMDMKKLVKDIPAKL